The following are encoded together in the Paraburkholderia sp. BL10I2N1 genome:
- a CDS encoding beta-galactosidase yields the protein MKGAHAFAFSEDGEHFLLDGEPFQIRSGEMHPARIPAEYWQHRIRMAKAMGMNTISLYIMWNYHETRRGVFDFHTENRDIEAFIRLCQREGMWVILRPSPYICGEWDLGGLPSYLLSHPDIQLRTDSANDPRYMSAVARYIRELIPRIKPLLVSNGGPILMIQIENEFGSYASNPAYIEEIRQLWLEGGIQGPFYTEDGLAQLQQNLTNVAGGAIALSNGDAAQIAVARQAYPQVPVMAGEVYPGWLTHWGDTNLQGTAVDISGTLDALMRLRLSFNLYVIHGGTSFGFYAGANVDIDSGAYQPDITSYDYAAPISEQGVATSKYVKYRDVIGRHLSTPLPSVPERIATIRRTGSEALMPVLYASIWDNLPAALPTAQTANPQPFEMYGQAFGFALYRKNLQGYRGGVLDIKDVHDYATVFVDGQYAGGVSRAFMPAHCAHPLNVTHGAPLALSSARPDGSASLEILVEGMGRVNYGHAMIDRKGILESVTLWHAGDSGTTLTGWEVFLLPMDGAFIANLRPVCANPRRAGLFFKASLSLDTVGDTYVDMRHWTKGVVWVNGHNLGRYWNIGPQRRLYCPAPSLRQGANEVVIFDLHQVEAKPVELRRTLS from the coding sequence GTGAAAGGCGCACACGCCTTTGCATTCAGCGAAGACGGCGAGCACTTCCTGCTCGACGGGGAGCCTTTCCAGATCCGCAGTGGGGAGATGCATCCCGCCCGCATTCCGGCCGAATACTGGCAGCATCGCATCCGGATGGCAAAGGCGATGGGGATGAACACTATCTCGCTCTACATCATGTGGAATTACCATGAGACAAGGCGAGGGGTTTTCGATTTCCACACTGAAAACCGCGACATCGAAGCGTTCATCCGGCTGTGCCAGCGCGAGGGAATGTGGGTGATTCTGCGACCTAGCCCATATATCTGCGGTGAATGGGACCTGGGTGGCCTTCCTTCCTACCTGCTGAGTCATCCGGACATCCAGCTTCGGACCGACTCGGCCAACGACCCTCGCTACATGTCGGCGGTCGCCCGCTACATCAGGGAACTGATTCCACGAATCAAGCCGCTGCTGGTCAGCAATGGCGGGCCGATCCTGATGATTCAGATAGAAAATGAATTCGGCTCCTACGCGAGCAACCCTGCTTACATCGAAGAAATCCGGCAGCTTTGGCTCGAGGGCGGGATACAGGGGCCGTTCTATACCGAAGATGGCCTCGCGCAACTGCAACAGAATCTCACGAACGTCGCCGGCGGCGCGATCGCATTGAGCAACGGCGATGCGGCACAGATCGCTGTTGCGCGGCAGGCGTATCCGCAAGTGCCGGTTATGGCCGGCGAAGTGTATCCCGGCTGGCTGACCCATTGGGGCGATACGAATTTGCAGGGTACCGCTGTCGATATCTCCGGCACGCTGGACGCGCTCATGCGGCTCAGGCTTTCGTTCAACCTCTATGTGATTCATGGTGGCACCAGCTTCGGGTTCTATGCGGGCGCTAACGTGGACATCGATTCAGGCGCATACCAACCCGACATTACCAGCTACGACTATGCGGCGCCCATTAGCGAGCAGGGTGTGGCGACATCGAAATACGTGAAGTATCGGGACGTGATTGGTCGCCACTTGTCGACGCCCTTGCCGAGCGTGCCTGAACGGATCGCCACGATCAGGCGCACTGGCAGCGAGGCGTTGATGCCGGTCCTGTATGCGTCCATCTGGGACAACCTGCCCGCTGCGCTCCCAACCGCACAGACCGCCAACCCGCAGCCCTTCGAAATGTATGGCCAGGCATTCGGCTTTGCGCTTTATCGCAAGAATCTGCAGGGTTACCGTGGCGGCGTTCTGGATATCAAGGATGTCCACGATTACGCGACCGTTTTCGTTGACGGGCAATATGCAGGAGGCGTCTCGAGGGCGTTCATGCCAGCGCACTGCGCACACCCGCTGAATGTCACGCATGGCGCTCCACTCGCGCTTTCGTCTGCGCGGCCTGACGGCTCAGCATCGCTGGAGATCCTTGTCGAAGGCATGGGGCGCGTCAACTATGGTCACGCGATGATCGACCGCAAGGGCATTCTCGAATCTGTCACGCTGTGGCATGCAGGAGATTCAGGCACTACGCTCACCGGCTGGGAAGTCTTCCTGCTGCCAATGGATGGGGCGTTTATCGCGAACCTGCGGCCCGTCTGCGCGAATCCGCGCAGGGCTGGCCTGTTTTTCAAGGCGAGCCTGTCGCTGGATACCGTCGGCGATACGTACGTCGACATGCGTCACTGGACCAAAGGAGTAGTCTGGGTCAACGGGCACAACCTTGGGCGTTACTGGAATATTGGCCCGCAAAGGCGCCTGTATTGTCCCGCTCCATCGCTCAGGCAGGGTGCGAACGAGGTCGTCATTTTTGATCTGCACCAGGTCGAAGCGAAGCCCGTCGAACTAAGGCGCACGCTATCCTGA
- a CDS encoding phosphatase PAP2 family protein encodes MNNLEAFNQALFLTINGTTSTPVWLIDVAVLIGNDLIYLIPLLLTGIWLSGDEKQRSAAVRACFVALLALGINQLIGLIWPHPRPSMIGLGHTFLSHSADSSFPSDHGTVFASVALTLLFEGLLWTGGSTLLIGAAVAWARVFLGVHFPLDMLGAVVVACVACALITPLWRLGGAPVTRSVIVVYRKLLAWPIGFGWLRP; translated from the coding sequence ATGAATAACCTCGAAGCGTTCAACCAGGCGCTCTTTCTCACCATCAACGGCACGACCTCGACGCCAGTCTGGCTGATCGATGTAGCGGTGCTGATCGGCAACGACCTGATCTACCTGATTCCGCTGTTGCTGACAGGCATATGGCTCTCCGGCGATGAGAAACAGCGCAGCGCTGCGGTCCGGGCATGCTTCGTCGCGCTGCTCGCGCTCGGCATCAATCAGCTTATCGGCCTCATATGGCCACATCCCCGGCCGTCCATGATCGGGCTCGGCCATACGTTTCTGTCGCATTCGGCGGACTCGTCGTTCCCGAGCGATCACGGCACCGTATTCGCCAGTGTCGCGCTGACACTGCTGTTCGAGGGCCTGCTATGGACTGGCGGATCGACGCTGCTGATTGGAGCGGCCGTAGCGTGGGCGCGTGTGTTTCTCGGCGTGCATTTCCCGCTCGACATGCTCGGCGCAGTCGTCGTCGCATGCGTAGCCTGCGCGCTGATCACACCGCTCTGGCGACTCGGCGGCGCTCCCGTGACACGCTCTGTGATCGTGGTTTATCGCAAGCTGCTGGCGTGGCCTATCGGCTTCGGCTGGTTGCGCCCCTGA
- a CDS encoding leucine-rich repeat-containing protein kinase family protein, translating to MTATLEQLRAGQLAGIQRLKLSCRLTEFPREIFDLADTLEILDLSCNALSSLPEALPRLTRLRILFCSDNQFTELPEVLGQCPQLSMIGFKANRIRKVSGRSLPAQLRWLILTDNQIDALPSEIGNCSQLQKLMLAGNQLRTLPAELAACSRLELLRLSANQLGGLPAWLLFLPRLSWLAYAGNPFSEELENVALANAPISGIGWEALDVQHRLGEGASGVIHCAEHRTADDDPKPVAVKLFKGAVTSDGLPHCEMAACISAGRHPNLIPVLGKVKDHPAGADGLVMELIDPQFANLAGPPSLESCTRDTYRSDIRFDVKSALRIAHGIASAAGHLHRQGIMHGDLYAHNILHCGEGRALLGDFGAASFYAADDPDFAHGVQRVEVRAFGCLLEELTDRCDARGLEQDTVAALGDLKERCLSEDSIDRPLFEEIVRVLSALTGPDWAGATARLI from the coding sequence GTGACAGCCACACTCGAACAACTGCGCGCCGGACAACTGGCGGGAATTCAGCGACTGAAACTGTCTTGCCGCCTGACTGAATTTCCGCGAGAGATTTTCGATCTTGCCGATACGCTGGAGATCCTCGATCTTTCGTGCAACGCCCTGTCCTCGCTGCCCGAAGCGCTGCCTCGACTGACCAGGCTGCGTATTCTTTTCTGCTCCGACAACCAGTTCACGGAACTACCGGAAGTGCTGGGGCAATGTCCGCAGCTAAGCATGATTGGCTTCAAGGCAAACCGCATCCGCAAGGTTTCGGGCAGGTCGCTGCCTGCGCAACTTCGCTGGCTGATCCTGACCGACAATCAGATTGACGCGCTTCCTTCGGAAATCGGCAACTGCTCGCAGCTTCAAAAGCTGATGCTGGCCGGCAATCAGTTGCGAACGCTTCCAGCGGAACTGGCCGCATGTTCCCGCCTCGAACTGTTGCGTCTCTCGGCCAACCAGCTAGGCGGGCTGCCTGCATGGCTGCTCTTTCTCCCTCGACTCTCGTGGCTGGCCTATGCGGGCAATCCGTTCAGCGAAGAACTGGAAAACGTCGCGTTGGCAAACGCGCCGATTAGCGGCATTGGCTGGGAGGCGCTGGATGTTCAGCATCGGTTAGGCGAGGGCGCGTCCGGCGTGATTCATTGCGCGGAGCATCGAACCGCGGACGACGATCCCAAACCCGTCGCGGTCAAGTTGTTCAAGGGTGCAGTGACCAGCGATGGCTTGCCTCATTGCGAAATGGCCGCCTGCATCAGTGCCGGCCGACATCCGAATCTGATTCCGGTGCTTGGCAAGGTGAAGGACCATCCAGCCGGCGCCGACGGTCTCGTCATGGAGCTGATTGATCCGCAGTTCGCCAATCTTGCCGGACCTCCGAGTCTGGAGTCCTGCACTCGCGATACTTACCGTTCCGACATCCGCTTCGACGTGAAGTCTGCGCTACGCATTGCACACGGTATCGCTTCGGCAGCCGGTCATTTGCATCGGCAAGGCATCATGCATGGTGACCTGTACGCACACAATATTCTGCATTGTGGCGAGGGGCGGGCGTTGCTCGGCGATTTCGGTGCGGCGTCGTTCTATGCGGCCGATGATCCCGATTTTGCTCACGGGGTGCAGCGCGTCGAAGTCAGGGCGTTTGGCTGCCTGCTGGAAGAGTTGACCGATCGATGTGACGCCCGGGGGTTGGAGCAGGATACCGTGGCGGCGCTCGGGGACCTGAAGGAACGCTGCCTGAGCGAAGATAGTATCGACAGACCTCTGTTCGAAGAGATCGTGCGCGTGCTGTCTGCGCTCACGGGTCCCGATTGGGCTGGAGCAACCGCGCGCCTCATCTGA
- the pstS gene encoding phosphate ABC transporter substrate-binding protein PstS, which translates to MKTKQFAIALFALCATVAHAADITGAGSTFAAPIYTKWADAYQKTGGGKVNYQGIGSSGGIKQILAKTVDFAGSDAPLKDDDLAKDGLFQFPTVVGGVVPAINVPGVKPGELALSGEVLGDIYLGKIKKWNDPAIAALNPKLKLPDTDIAVVRRADGSGTSFIWTNYLSKVNPEWKSKVGEGTTVNWPTGTGGKGNDGVAAFVQRLPGAIGYVEWAYAKQNHMTYAALKNASGEVVQPSTETFKAAAAGADWKKSFYQILTNEPGKDAWPVVGATFVLLHTAQEKPEQGKETLKFFDWAFKNGGQAANDLDYISLPESVVSEIRTQWKEKVKDASGKPVAQ; encoded by the coding sequence ATGAAGACCAAGCAATTTGCGATCGCCTTGTTCGCCCTGTGTGCCACTGTTGCGCACGCCGCGGATATCACCGGCGCGGGCAGCACCTTCGCGGCACCGATCTATACGAAATGGGCAGACGCCTATCAGAAGACGGGCGGCGGCAAGGTTAACTACCAGGGTATCGGTTCGTCGGGCGGCATCAAGCAGATCCTCGCGAAGACGGTCGATTTCGCGGGCTCCGATGCGCCGCTGAAAGACGACGACCTTGCCAAGGATGGACTGTTCCAGTTTCCGACGGTTGTGGGCGGTGTTGTGCCGGCTATCAACGTGCCGGGGGTTAAGCCGGGCGAACTGGCGCTGTCGGGTGAAGTGCTCGGCGACATCTACCTGGGCAAGATCAAGAAGTGGAATGACCCGGCAATCGCCGCGCTGAACCCGAAGCTCAAGCTGCCGGATACAGACATCGCCGTGGTGCGCCGTGCAGACGGCTCGGGCACGAGCTTTATCTGGACGAACTATCTGTCGAAGGTGAACCCGGAATGGAAGTCGAAGGTTGGCGAAGGCACGACGGTGAACTGGCCGACGGGTACGGGCGGCAAGGGGAACGATGGCGTCGCGGCGTTCGTGCAGCGTCTGCCGGGCGCAATCGGCTACGTCGAGTGGGCGTACGCGAAGCAGAACCATATGACGTATGCCGCGCTGAAGAATGCATCGGGCGAGGTGGTCCAGCCATCCACGGAAACGTTCAAGGCAGCCGCAGCAGGCGCCGACTGGAAGAAATCGTTCTACCAGATCCTGACGAACGAGCCGGGCAAGGACGCATGGCCGGTAGTCGGCGCGACCTTCGTACTGCTGCACACAGCACAGGAAAAGCCCGAGCAAGGCAAGGAAACCTTGAAGTTCTTCGACTGGGCGTTCAAGAACGGCGGTCAGGCTGCTAACGATCTCGACTACATTTCGCTGCCGGAATCGGTCGTGTCGGAAATCCGCACGCAGTGGAAAGAGAAGGTGAAAGACGCGTCGGGCAAGCCGGTCGCGCAATAA
- a CDS encoding MFS transporter, translated as METSTLSSADAARAAVDPGKRNRTKLVMAAAVGNALEFYDFTVYGFFALLIGKLFFPVHDPVGQLLLAVASFGVGFFTRPVGGLVIGIYADRAGRKKAMLLTLALMALGTAMIAVAPTYGQVGLAAPLILMVARLIQGFSAGGEVGASTTLLLEQAPQNRRGLYASWQFSSQGLAALAGALTGVALTSTLSAAQLESWGWRVPFVIGTLIVPVGWWLRRTLDEEVPARATQPKAPKLPLIDVLRDHRRALLIGLGLTIAGTSAHFIIVFYLSIYAVRTLGLPQGTAMLSGCVSGAILFALVPIGGYLTDRFGRNKLAQATRIVLMLAIYPAFVALNRWPTPAVLLTIVSLLSGVHAINIGGVGAMLGELFPRRVRATGGAVVYSVGVAIFGGFAQFFVTSLIVTTGSVLAPAWYVIGCGVLGLIAVAFMDERSHQTLD; from the coding sequence ATGGAAACGTCCACACTCTCGTCTGCTGACGCCGCACGCGCTGCGGTTGATCCGGGCAAACGAAACCGCACGAAGCTGGTGATGGCGGCGGCAGTCGGCAATGCGCTCGAGTTCTATGACTTCACCGTCTATGGTTTCTTTGCGCTCCTGATCGGCAAGCTTTTCTTTCCGGTACATGATCCGGTGGGGCAACTGCTGCTGGCGGTCGCGAGCTTCGGCGTTGGTTTCTTTACGCGGCCTGTCGGCGGGCTGGTGATCGGTATATATGCGGATCGCGCAGGCCGCAAGAAGGCGATGTTGCTGACCCTCGCGCTGATGGCGCTTGGTACGGCGATGATCGCGGTGGCGCCCACCTATGGACAGGTCGGCCTCGCCGCACCGCTGATACTCATGGTGGCACGTCTGATTCAGGGGTTTTCCGCGGGTGGCGAAGTGGGCGCGTCCACCACGCTGCTGCTCGAACAGGCGCCGCAAAACCGGCGCGGCCTGTACGCATCGTGGCAGTTCTCGAGCCAGGGGCTCGCGGCGCTTGCGGGTGCGTTGACGGGTGTGGCGCTGACCTCGACGTTGTCCGCTGCGCAACTCGAAAGCTGGGGATGGCGCGTGCCTTTCGTGATCGGCACATTGATCGTTCCGGTCGGCTGGTGGCTGCGTCGTACGCTCGACGAAGAAGTGCCTGCGCGGGCAACTCAACCCAAGGCACCGAAGCTGCCGCTGATCGACGTGCTGCGCGATCACCGGCGCGCATTGCTCATCGGTCTCGGGTTGACGATTGCCGGCACGTCCGCGCATTTCATCATCGTGTTCTACCTGTCGATCTATGCGGTCAGAACGCTTGGGCTGCCGCAGGGTACGGCCATGCTGTCCGGTTGTGTGTCCGGCGCGATTCTCTTTGCGCTCGTGCCCATCGGCGGCTACCTGACCGATCGCTTTGGACGCAACAAACTGGCGCAAGCCACGCGCATCGTGTTGATGCTCGCGATCTATCCCGCGTTCGTCGCGTTGAACCGCTGGCCCACGCCTGCCGTGCTGCTGACCATCGTGAGCCTGCTGTCGGGTGTGCATGCGATCAATATCGGTGGCGTCGGCGCGATGCTGGGGGAACTGTTCCCGCGTCGTGTACGGGCGACCGGTGGCGCGGTGGTCTATAGCGTCGGCGTGGCGATTTTCGGCGGCTTCGCGCAGTTTTTTGTGACGTCGCTGATCGTGACGACCGGTAGCGTGCTGGCGCCGGCCTGGTATGTGATCGGTTGTGGCGTGCTTGGACTGATTGCTGTCGCGTTCATGGACGAGCGGTCTCACCAGACCCTGGACTGA
- a CDS encoding M20 aminoacylase family protein translates to MLSVDPVIPGIAAIAPEMIAIRRQIHSHPELAFQEVATSDIVAGLLTQWGYGVSRGLGKTGVVGVLKEGRGSRRIGLRADMDALPIEEATSLPYASTVPQTMHACGHDGHTAMLLCAARYLAESRQFSGTLNVIFQPAEESYGGARAMINDGLFEQFPCDAIFGLHNMPGYKTGDMNFRSGPAMASADRVTIVLRGAGGHGALPHLARDPMPAVGAIILGLQSIVGREVDAQKSAVISVGSVKAGETFNVIPQTAEMKLSVRALDPTVRALLHERIKTMIHAQASAFGVEADIDYELGYPVLVNSDETTAFATEVAQAMLGAQRVDGDARPLMGSEDFAYMLQVVPGTYAWIGNGIEGKGSCMVHNPGYDFNDDILAIGASYWVRLTEAFLVD, encoded by the coding sequence ATGTTGTCCGTCGACCCCGTCATTCCCGGCATCGCCGCTATTGCCCCGGAGATGATCGCCATCCGGCGTCAGATTCACTCGCATCCGGAACTCGCCTTCCAGGAGGTCGCGACGAGCGACATCGTGGCTGGCCTGCTCACGCAATGGGGCTACGGGGTATCGCGCGGACTCGGCAAGACGGGTGTCGTGGGGGTATTGAAAGAGGGCCGCGGCAGCCGGCGTATCGGTCTGCGTGCCGACATGGACGCACTGCCCATCGAGGAGGCCACCAGCCTGCCGTATGCGAGCACCGTGCCGCAAACCATGCACGCATGCGGCCACGACGGCCACACCGCGATGCTGCTTTGCGCGGCGCGCTATCTCGCCGAGAGCCGGCAGTTTTCCGGCACGCTCAACGTCATTTTCCAGCCCGCGGAAGAAAGCTACGGCGGCGCGCGCGCCATGATCAACGACGGCCTGTTCGAGCAGTTTCCGTGCGATGCGATCTTCGGCCTGCACAACATGCCCGGCTACAAGACCGGCGACATGAATTTCCGTTCCGGACCCGCGATGGCATCCGCCGACCGCGTGACCATCGTGCTGCGCGGCGCGGGCGGACACGGCGCTTTGCCGCATCTGGCGCGCGATCCGATGCCGGCGGTCGGCGCGATCATCCTTGGCCTGCAAAGCATCGTCGGCCGTGAAGTGGATGCGCAGAAGTCGGCGGTAATTTCGGTTGGCAGCGTCAAGGCTGGCGAGACCTTCAACGTGATTCCGCAAACCGCTGAAATGAAGCTGTCGGTGCGGGCCCTGGATCCGACGGTGCGCGCGTTGCTGCATGAACGGATCAAGACGATGATCCATGCCCAGGCGAGCGCCTTCGGCGTCGAGGCCGACATCGACTATGAACTGGGTTATCCGGTGCTGGTGAATTCTGACGAAACAACGGCGTTCGCCACCGAAGTTGCGCAGGCGATGCTGGGCGCGCAGCGTGTCGATGGCGACGCGCGGCCGCTGATGGGCAGCGAGGATTTTGCGTACATGCTGCAAGTCGTGCCGGGCACGTATGCATGGATCGGCAATGGTATCGAGGGCAAGGGGAGCTGCATGGTGCACAACCCGGGCTACGATTTCAACGACGACATTCTTGCTATCGGCGCGAGCTACTGGGTTCGGTTGACCGAGGCCTTTCTCGTCGATTGA
- a CDS encoding LysR substrate-binding domain-containing protein: MKFHQLKAFLTVAEQGSIRAAARSLHLSQAALTKSLKELEQDLGVSLVLRTARGVQLTEYGQRLKIRARMVVSEMRRAEDDIAHMKDAGTGSVAAAITPTTAMSFLPQAYRAFRKQMPHAQVSLIEGFPGVALPRLRDGSLDFVVAVVVAEQLAPEFDYFELYQSHSAIVARKGHPLAQCTTLAELVDAEWLLNPSPESSTRRLLDFFSERGLAVPRRVVECPSFVIAHALLRESDAIASLPAPLLDYPWVGEGLAVLPIVDPMPPIAIGVVTRRNSPLTPAASLMLDCLQDAIGRAR, from the coding sequence GTGAAATTTCATCAGTTGAAAGCGTTTCTGACGGTGGCGGAGCAAGGCAGCATTCGTGCCGCCGCGCGCAGCCTGCATCTTTCGCAGGCTGCGCTGACCAAGTCGTTGAAAGAACTGGAGCAGGATCTCGGCGTGTCGCTTGTATTGCGGACGGCCCGTGGTGTCCAGTTGACGGAGTACGGTCAGCGGTTGAAGATTCGCGCGCGGATGGTGGTGAGCGAAATGCGCCGCGCCGAAGACGACATCGCCCACATGAAGGACGCCGGCACGGGAAGCGTGGCGGCCGCCATCACGCCGACCACCGCCATGTCGTTCCTGCCACAGGCATACAGGGCATTTCGCAAGCAGATGCCGCACGCGCAGGTGAGCTTGATCGAAGGATTTCCGGGCGTCGCGCTGCCGCGTCTGCGCGACGGCTCGCTCGATTTCGTGGTGGCCGTGGTGGTCGCGGAGCAACTCGCGCCCGAGTTCGACTACTTCGAGCTGTACCAGAGCCACTCGGCGATCGTCGCGCGCAAAGGTCATCCGCTCGCGCAATGCACGACGCTTGCCGAACTGGTCGATGCCGAATGGCTGCTGAATCCATCACCGGAAAGCTCGACACGCAGACTGCTCGACTTTTTCTCCGAGCGTGGGCTGGCGGTGCCCCGGCGAGTGGTCGAATGTCCGAGCTTCGTGATCGCGCATGCGTTGCTGCGCGAGTCGGATGCGATTGCTTCGCTGCCCGCGCCGCTGCTCGACTATCCGTGGGTCGGAGAAGGCCTTGCGGTGCTGCCGATCGTCGATCCGATGCCGCCCATCGCAATTGGCGTTGTGACGCGTCGGAACAGTCCGCTCACGCCGGCGGCATCGCTCATGCTCGACTGTCTGCAAGACGCGATCGGGCGGGCGCGCTAG
- a CDS encoding universal stress protein, giving the protein MLRLLIPVVDQKGALQAARYAAFLFLENCVSEVELLEVLEPVDEGRAAAFHSRGALRRHEKEMMLSALVRTRTILDEAGVPYKWKRVFGHGTKAIAAYADRTQSDVVVIDASHLGFFRRLAMLAGLWHRTSTPVTMLH; this is encoded by the coding sequence ATGTTACGGTTGCTCATACCCGTAGTGGATCAAAAAGGCGCCTTGCAGGCCGCGCGCTACGCTGCGTTCCTGTTTCTGGAGAATTGCGTGTCCGAAGTCGAGTTGCTTGAAGTACTGGAGCCTGTCGACGAAGGGCGTGCCGCAGCCTTCCATTCGCGGGGCGCACTCCGTCGCCACGAGAAGGAGATGATGCTGAGCGCGCTGGTTCGAACCCGCACGATCCTCGATGAGGCCGGCGTTCCGTACAAATGGAAGCGGGTATTCGGACACGGCACGAAAGCCATTGCCGCGTATGCGGACAGGACTCAGTCGGATGTGGTGGTGATCGACGCGAGTCATCTTGGGTTCTTTCGCAGGCTGGCCATGCTCGCCGGTTTGTGGCACCGGACTTCTACGCCTGTGACGATGCTGCACTAG
- a CDS encoding GNAT family N-acetyltransferase, which yields MPGVIIRRFDPGCDSFDELTSVLHRAFARLGGMGLNCTCVDQPVSVTKTRATRGDCYVAVCDGRLVGTMTLYAQDHDSPCALYRHQDIASVRQFGVDPAWQNRGVGWLLLALAEHLAATRGYAELALDTPQPAAHLIAFYRRQGFRIADFVRFDGKRYDSAILIKSATAARTPAAWSGRLELPGRTMARAA from the coding sequence ATGCCGGGCGTCATCATCCGGCGCTTCGATCCCGGGTGCGATTCGTTCGATGAACTGACTTCGGTGCTGCATCGTGCGTTCGCCCGGCTTGGCGGCATGGGGCTCAATTGCACGTGCGTGGATCAACCGGTCTCTGTCACAAAGACGCGCGCAACGCGCGGCGATTGCTACGTTGCAGTGTGTGACGGCCGTCTTGTTGGGACGATGACGCTCTATGCCCAGGATCACGATTCGCCGTGTGCGCTGTATCGGCATCAGGACATCGCCAGCGTGCGTCAGTTCGGCGTCGATCCGGCGTGGCAGAACAGAGGTGTCGGATGGCTCTTGCTGGCTCTGGCCGAACACCTGGCCGCGACGCGTGGTTATGCCGAGCTCGCGCTCGACACGCCTCAGCCCGCCGCGCATCTGATCGCTTTCTATCGCCGGCAAGGCTTTCGTATCGCAGATTTCGTGAGGTTCGACGGCAAGCGCTACGACAGTGCGATCCTCATAAAATCCGCGACGGCTGCCCGCACCCCTGCGGCATGGTCAGGCCGGCTTGAATTGCCGGGGCGCACCATGGCCCGTGCCGCATGA
- a CDS encoding divalent metal cation transporter — MDVDGTARASAFRVLWERLKEHPLARIGPGLITGVADDDPSGIATYSQAGAQFGLNMLWTMPLAFPLMAAVQSMCANLGRVTGKGLAANIKSAFPPVVLQVVVLLLLVANTLNIAADVAAMGEVAELVSGINRHLMTAFFVFATLLLQMFVPYHRYVFFLKWLTVSLLAYAAVLFTVHVPWGQVALRTVWPRFTPDATAAAVVVGVFGTTISPYLFFWQASEEVEDMQAQRGGAPLVRDPRAARTELRRIRWDTWSGMLYSDITAWFIILATAVTLHVAGVTDISTAAQAASALRPLAGNFAYLLFALGILGVGLIGVPVLAGSGAYALSEAMGWKEGLERKVSDARGFYGIIAVSVLAGLGIQYSPVSPMKALFWSAVINGIVAVPLLVVIIILVSKKSVMGTFTASRPLIVRGWIAAAVMGAAAVAMFMPS, encoded by the coding sequence ATGGACGTTGATGGAACGGCTCGCGCGAGCGCCTTCAGGGTGCTTTGGGAGCGTCTGAAAGAACATCCGCTGGCGCGGATCGGACCAGGGCTTATCACCGGCGTAGCGGACGACGATCCGAGCGGCATCGCCACCTACTCGCAGGCGGGCGCACAATTCGGCCTGAACATGCTTTGGACGATGCCGCTGGCCTTCCCCTTGATGGCCGCCGTTCAATCGATGTGTGCAAACCTCGGCAGGGTGACCGGAAAAGGGCTCGCGGCGAACATCAAGAGCGCATTCCCGCCGGTCGTGCTTCAGGTCGTCGTGCTGCTACTGCTCGTCGCCAACACCCTCAACATTGCCGCCGACGTCGCCGCCATGGGGGAAGTGGCGGAACTCGTCTCCGGTATCAATCGCCACCTGATGACGGCGTTCTTCGTATTCGCGACGCTGTTGCTGCAGATGTTCGTCCCGTATCATCGGTACGTGTTCTTTTTGAAGTGGCTCACCGTATCGCTGCTTGCCTACGCGGCTGTGCTGTTTACGGTTCATGTTCCCTGGGGGCAGGTCGCGCTGCGCACGGTCTGGCCGAGATTCACGCCAGACGCCACGGCCGCCGCGGTCGTGGTCGGCGTCTTCGGCACGACCATCAGCCCGTATCTGTTTTTCTGGCAGGCTTCCGAAGAAGTCGAAGACATGCAGGCGCAACGCGGTGGTGCGCCGCTCGTACGCGACCCGCGCGCCGCACGTACGGAACTGCGACGCATCCGGTGGGACACATGGAGCGGCATGCTCTACTCCGATATCACCGCCTGGTTCATTATTCTGGCAACCGCTGTCACCCTTCACGTCGCCGGCGTGACGGACATCAGCACGGCGGCGCAGGCAGCCAGCGCACTACGGCCCCTTGCCGGCAATTTCGCTTATCTGCTATTCGCGCTTGGCATTCTCGGCGTCGGCCTGATCGGCGTACCCGTGCTGGCGGGTTCCGGCGCCTATGCCCTTTCCGAAGCGATGGGATGGAAGGAAGGACTCGAGCGGAAGGTCAGCGATGCGCGCGGGTTCTACGGCATCATCGCCGTCAGCGTGCTCGCCGGACTCGGTATCCAGTATTCGCCGGTCAGTCCCATGAAGGCGTTGTTCTGGAGCGCCGTGATCAACGGGATCGTCGCAGTGCCGCTGCTGGTCGTCATCATCATCCTGGTGTCGAAGAAATCGGTGATGGGCACATTCACGGCGAGCCGGCCGCTGATCGTCCGCGGATGGATCGCGGCCGCGGTGATGGGCGCGGCGGCAGTGGCGATGTTCATGCCTTCGTAG